From the genome of Plectropomus leopardus isolate mb chromosome 4, YSFRI_Pleo_2.0, whole genome shotgun sequence:
GGACTGGCCACTGATGTTcagacagtgtgagtgtgtttagcCCCTATGTCTTTCTCTCAAAGTGGCAAAGCCGTTTTTTCACGATGGCATGGTGACAAGTTTTCTTTGAAGCTCTTCAAAATGACTGACAACTTTCAGATCTTATGTATTGTTAAAACCTGCTCCAGTTTactatttgtttcttttaaggGTAAACTGTGGTGTCCGTTATGCTGTTAGTCAAAGctaagaaaatagaaataggATTTATGTCTCAGGAATGACAGATGTCTCTATGTGTTTAGAGCCCAGAGGCTTAAATTCAGACTAAACCTGTACGAGCTGAAGGAGGGTCGCCAAATCAAACCCAAGACCTTCATGAGCATGGTGTCCAACCTGTTGTACGAAAGGAGGTGAGTCCACTGAACATAATTTAGACCTGATTTAGTGTAAACAAGACCCACGACCAACTTAAAAGCCACATACTGTAGGGATCAATTCTTGCATTGAACGTAAAAGAATACCTGGTTAATGTGCGATGCTCTCATTAGGTTTGGCCCGTACTACATTGAGCCTGTGATTGCCGGACTAGATCCCAAAACCTCAGAGCCATTCATCTGCTCCTTGGATCTGATTGGCTGCCCCATGGTGACGGAGGACTTTGTTGTGAGCGGCACCTGTTCGGAGCAGATGTACGGCATGTGTGAATCTTTGTGGGAGCCAGACATGGTAAGTCGCGTGTGAAGTTTGAAGTCAATTTAAAGCCTGAAGGCTGC
Proteins encoded in this window:
- the psmb3 gene encoding proteasome subunit beta type-3, whose protein sequence is MSIMSYNGGAVMAMRGKNCVAIASDRRFGIQAQMVTTDFQKVFPMGEKLYIGLAGLATDVQTVAQRLKFRLNLYELKEGRQIKPKTFMSMVSNLLYERRFGPYYIEPVIAGLDPKTSEPFICSLDLIGCPMVTEDFVVSGTCSEQMYGMCESLWEPDMEPEDLFETISQAMLNAVDRDAVSGMGVVVHVIEKDKITTRTLKARMD